In a single window of the Mucilaginibacter defluvii genome:
- a CDS encoding phage/plasmid replication domain-containing protein: MIDTIKLRLNNVSNYPLTKFRYEHTDKEGKTLISVDENTGECFNDTKVRAILHHDTGNIIPLTKSNSLYNASSNYKLLYKYYIKSDCLDFEFSIPKYLYGSNILQFVKWHDQDSDGMYRYLMGFIKSFFNKYSLEPIDFKDISIHRIDFSYNQFFNSKYDALKYLSEQKQLLPKYARSTKNDYTNYDTSLTYVTKRYSFKIYHKGTEFHKHDKRKLSIKNPTGIPLLELQDQSDRMLRYEITFRKAQIDYFFREKQLYSDYVKFFFNERSRKSFRQMQPQLYRDVLNFCERGHNYVCAPVVQATAIRTGDVHFSKPVFDELYRFFWGYVKKFQLNCKLSIMDVIERVDQKNKERDELSDAALRRKNSFNKPMVVALSLLTQYYSLDDLRKSNLLPRSTFFRYQKQLNELGVTSHGRLVDIPPPSLDYQEYLAIFGHIHNTH, translated from the coding sequence ATGATCGATACCATTAAACTAAGATTAAACAATGTCAGCAATTATCCGCTTACTAAATTCAGGTATGAACACACGGACAAAGAGGGAAAAACCCTTATCTCTGTGGATGAGAATACCGGTGAGTGTTTCAATGATACTAAAGTTAGGGCTATACTGCACCATGATACCGGTAATATTATTCCTCTTACTAAATCTAACAGTCTGTATAACGCTTCTTCTAATTATAAACTACTGTATAAATATTATATCAAAAGTGATTGCTTAGATTTTGAGTTTTCAATTCCAAAATATTTATATGGTTCAAATATTTTACAGTTTGTAAAATGGCATGACCAGGATAGCGACGGTATGTATCGTTATTTGATGGGCTTCATAAAATCATTTTTTAATAAGTATAGCCTTGAACCCATTGATTTCAAAGATATTTCTATTCATCGTATTGATTTTAGTTATAATCAGTTCTTTAATTCTAAATATGACGCTTTAAAATATCTCAGTGAGCAAAAGCAATTATTGCCGAAATATGCTCGTTCAACAAAGAATGATTATACTAATTATGATACGTCTTTAACTTATGTTACCAAGCGTTATTCTTTTAAAATATATCATAAAGGAACTGAGTTTCATAAACATGATAAGCGTAAACTTTCTATTAAAAATCCTACAGGTATTCCGCTTTTAGAGTTACAGGATCAATCTGATAGGATGTTGCGTTATGAGATTACATTCCGCAAAGCGCAAATAGATTATTTCTTTCGTGAAAAACAGCTTTATTCCGATTATGTTAAATTTTTCTTTAATGAGCGTTCACGTAAATCATTTAGGCAAATGCAGCCGCAATTATACAGGGATGTTTTAAACTTCTGTGAGCGTGGTCATAATTATGTTTGTGCGCCTGTCGTACAGGCTACCGCTATTCGTACCGGTGATGTACATTTTAGTAAGCCGGTTTTTGATGAGTTGTATCGTTTCTTTTGGGGTTATGTTAAAAAATTTCAGCTTAATTGTAAACTGTCTATTATGGATGTTATTGAGCGGGTAGATCAAAAGAATAAAGAACGAGATGAGCTTAGTGATGCGGCTTTGCGGCGCAAAAACTCGTTCAATAAACCTATGGTCGTGGCTTTGTCTTTGCTTACGCAATATTATTCGCTTGATGATCTTCGCAAATCTAACCTTTTGCCTCGTTCGACGTTTTTTAGGTATCAAAAGCAACTTAATGAACTCGGTGTTACTTCACATGGTCGCCTGGTTGACATACCTCCTCCGTCGCTTGACTATCAAGAGTATTTAGCTATATTTGGTCATATTCATAATACACATTAA
- a CDS encoding basic secretory protein-like protein, with protein MIKLFTSTNLLLLFYVAAFAQSTSGNANGQNTQRRRFQPKPYSIIINDVAKTKVDTAKIGVAFRNTYPGFATADGYRTKREVTMRIIDTAKSFTIKAIPGEIVVNGKWLKNKKNLAGLAQHLDNAFHKNWSSVDTVKKDGYSLVFINKNSNFDATIQKNLIETYFEVYPKLVSMFNDKATHDVVFVTDTAYNGVAEASGNRILFSTKYMNKFPYDVDVVTHEGMHIVQGYGYSYGRDLVWLTEGIADFIRYKYGVDNVGSKWFLPSFKAKPQGYKDSYRVTARFFEWIDQKIKPGMIVAIDKQLRNGTFKESTWVDLSGKTLDELWAAYSADPVLHLIYSSKNI; from the coding sequence ATGATTAAACTATTTACCAGCACAAATTTGCTTTTACTTTTTTACGTAGCAGCTTTTGCTCAAAGCACATCAGGCAATGCTAACGGACAAAACACACAGCGCCGGCGCTTTCAACCAAAACCTTACAGCATAATAATCAATGATGTTGCAAAAACCAAGGTTGACACGGCTAAGATTGGCGTCGCTTTTAGAAATACCTATCCAGGTTTTGCTACAGCCGATGGTTATCGTACAAAGCGTGAAGTAACGATGCGCATTATAGATACCGCTAAAAGCTTTACAATAAAAGCTATCCCGGGAGAAATTGTAGTTAATGGTAAATGGCTCAAAAATAAAAAGAACCTCGCAGGTTTAGCACAACATCTTGATAACGCGTTTCATAAAAACTGGTCATCGGTAGATACAGTAAAAAAAGACGGATATTCGCTGGTATTTATTAATAAAAACTCAAATTTTGACGCTACAATTCAAAAGAATTTGATCGAAACGTATTTCGAGGTTTATCCAAAACTTGTAAGCATGTTTAACGATAAAGCCACGCACGATGTGGTATTTGTAACCGATACAGCTTACAATGGCGTAGCCGAGGCTTCAGGAAACCGTATTTTATTTTCTACGAAATACATGAACAAGTTTCCCTATGATGTTGACGTAGTTACACACGAAGGTATGCATATTGTTCAGGGTTATGGGTACAGTTACGGCCGTGATCTGGTTTGGCTGACCGAGGGTATCGCCGACTTTATCCGCTACAAATACGGTGTAGATAATGTGGGTTCAAAATGGTTTCTGCCGTCATTTAAGGCTAAACCGCAGGGTTATAAAGACAGCTACCGCGTTACAGCTCGTTTTTTTGAATGGATAGACCAAAAAATCAAACCAGGAATGATTGTAGCTATTGATAAACAGCTCAGAAACGGCACGTTTAAAGAAAGTACTTGGGTTGACCTGTCAGGTAAAACACTTGATGAATTGTGGGCAGCCTATTCAGCCGATCCTGTTTTGCATTTGATTTACAGCAGCAAAAACATTTGA
- a CDS encoding DUF421 domain-containing protein produces MEFDLHKIFVNDLDLSYITEIVLRTVLMFAFILILLRLSGKKGVRQLSIFEVAIIIALGSAAGDPMFNKDFAILPSLLVFVIILAFYRVLTYFAAKNEKFENILEGNAMYIIEDGMFTLQEETDNTFAKDEFFAEMRGMSIEHVGQVRTAILETNGQVSFFFYNDDEVRPGLPVLPKPYNQRSKHVKADGAYACTFCGQVEERTTAGQCKRCNHDEWVAAIQTRRTT; encoded by the coding sequence ATGGAATTTGACCTGCATAAGATATTTGTTAATGATCTCGACTTAAGTTATATCACGGAGATTGTTTTACGCACTGTTTTAATGTTCGCTTTCATCTTAATATTGCTCCGGCTGTCGGGCAAGAAAGGGGTGAGGCAACTCAGTATTTTTGAGGTAGCAATTATTATCGCGCTTGGCTCTGCAGCCGGCGATCCGATGTTTAATAAAGATTTTGCCATTCTTCCATCGCTTTTAGTATTTGTGATCATCTTAGCATTTTACCGCGTACTTACTTATTTTGCAGCTAAAAACGAAAAGTTTGAAAACATACTTGAAGGTAACGCCATGTACATAATTGAAGATGGCATGTTTACGTTACAGGAAGAGACTGATAATACATTTGCTAAGGATGAATTTTTTGCTGAGATGCGCGGCATGAGCATAGAACATGTAGGGCAGGTGCGCACTGCCATCCTGGAAACTAACGGGCAGGTAAGCTTTTTCTTTTATAATGATGACGAAGTTCGGCCGGGGTTACCTGTTCTACCAAAGCCCTACAACCAGCGCTCAAAGCATGTTAAAGCAGACGGTGCCTATGCTTGCACATTTTGCGGGCAGGTTGAAGAACGAACCACCGCGGGGCAGTGTAAGCGTTGTAACCATGACGAATGGGTTGCTGCAATCCAAACGCGAAGAACAACATAG
- a CDS encoding Trm112 family protein, with product MKINTINKLCCPFDKQDLQLKILAQDTGKNVIEGLLSCKCCSRVYPIVYGVPIMAPDEYRQIQVEQPIIERWRIEYKLDPLNLLPG from the coding sequence ATGAAAATCAATACGATAAATAAGCTTTGCTGCCCGTTTGATAAGCAGGATTTGCAATTGAAAATATTGGCTCAGGATACAGGGAAAAATGTAATAGAAGGCTTGCTGTCATGCAAGTGCTGTAGCAGGGTTTACCCCATAGTTTACGGCGTGCCTATTATGGCGCCTGACGAGTACCGGCAAATACAAGTGGAGCAGCCGATTATTGAGCGTTGGAGAATCGAATATAAACTTGATCCGCTTAATTTGTTACCCGGTTAA
- a CDS encoding thiamine phosphate synthase yields MSEIKAITGGVYLVIDPAMERSLLLSKLAAALKAGLAAVQLWNNSLAGTNKLEYIATVSGLCAAYNVPLFIDNEWELLVESPFLDGVHFDAIPNDYELIKRHISRPFLAGITCSGDVDVVRWADKNRLHYVSFCAMFPSLSAGSCTIVTPSTVKQAKEITTLPLIVSGGITPDNMLDLKRQTPFDGIAVISGIMSAANPYHEVLRYKNALTKNYNNYENQYDK; encoded by the coding sequence ATGAGTGAAATTAAAGCTATAACTGGCGGCGTATATTTGGTTATTGATCCGGCTATGGAACGGTCGCTGCTGCTATCAAAGCTTGCGGCAGCTTTAAAAGCCGGACTCGCGGCCGTTCAGCTCTGGAATAATTCGTTGGCGGGTACCAATAAGTTGGAATATATCGCCACGGTTTCCGGGTTATGTGCTGCTTATAACGTGCCTTTATTTATTGACAATGAGTGGGAACTATTAGTTGAGTCACCTTTTTTGGATGGCGTACACTTTGATGCCATTCCTAATGATTACGAGTTGATCAAGCGACACATCAGCCGTCCGTTTCTGGCAGGTATAACCTGTTCCGGTGATGTTGATGTTGTTAGATGGGCTGATAAGAACCGCTTGCACTATGTTTCATTCTGTGCTATGTTTCCATCACTTTCGGCAGGTAGTTGTACTATTGTAACGCCTTCAACAGTGAAACAAGCGAAAGAAATTACCACGCTGCCTTTGATTGTTTCAGGTGGTATAACGCCTGATAATATGCTCGATCTTAAAAGGCAAACGCCGTTTGATGGCATCGCCGTAATATCTGGTATAATGAGCGCTGCCAATCCGTATCACGAAGTTTTACGTTACAAAAACGCTTTAACAAAAAACTATAATAATTATGAAAATCAATACGATAAATAA
- a CDS encoding AIR synthase-related protein, with translation MNQLSGKISGGGFSELILPRLGFERSNVKHGPAFGVDVSVIDIGAGTGLALTSDPLSLIPSLGLAESAWLSVHLMANDMATTGFSPMYAQMVLNLPQTLSQPDFAVYWDHIHHYCKAIGVSLTGGHTCSIAGQNSTIAGGGTMLLTAPVNDILVSSKAQQGDVIIVTKECALSSAAILAMSFPETVKNKLGTAIYHNCCDLFQQTSSLPDALAAKATGQVTAMHDVTEGGVLGAVYEMALASGLGVRVNNYALPIGYVQQKLTELFGIDQRYCVGAGSMIIAVTPRAEQTVIAALNAHQIKATAIGSFVNQQHGCKLIDVNNNEQIMPYFEKDPYWDAFFKAYNEGWK, from the coding sequence ATGAATCAACTATCCGGAAAAATTTCTGGCGGCGGTTTCAGTGAATTGATATTGCCGCGCCTGGGCTTTGAGCGAAGCAATGTTAAGCATGGACCGGCCTTTGGCGTAGATGTTTCAGTGATTGATATTGGTGCGGGTACCGGTTTGGCGCTCACAAGCGACCCACTTTCACTCATTCCATCACTCGGACTGGCGGAGTCTGCATGGCTTTCGGTTCATTTAATGGCTAATGATATGGCAACAACCGGTTTTTCGCCTATGTATGCACAAATGGTGCTTAACCTGCCTCAAACTTTATCGCAGCCTGATTTCGCTGTTTATTGGGATCATATACATCACTATTGTAAAGCTATAGGAGTTTCCTTAACAGGAGGGCACACCTGCAGTATAGCCGGGCAAAACTCCACAATTGCCGGCGGAGGCACCATGTTACTTACAGCTCCTGTTAATGATATTTTAGTGAGCAGTAAGGCTCAGCAAGGCGATGTAATCATCGTTACTAAAGAATGTGCCTTATCGTCAGCTGCTATACTGGCCATGAGTTTCCCGGAAACGGTAAAAAACAAACTTGGCACAGCGATTTACCATAATTGCTGTGACCTATTTCAACAAACCTCTTCGCTACCAGATGCGCTTGCCGCTAAGGCAACCGGGCAGGTAACCGCCATGCACGATGTTACGGAAGGTGGAGTGCTCGGCGCTGTTTACGAGATGGCACTTGCGTCAGGGCTCGGCGTACGGGTTAATAATTATGCTTTGCCGATAGGCTACGTACAGCAAAAGCTAACTGAGCTTTTTGGTATTGATCAGCGCTATTGTGTAGGCGCAGGCTCAATGATTATAGCCGTTACGCCAAGAGCGGAGCAAACCGTAATAGCGGCGCTTAATGCACATCAAATTAAAGCCACCGCCATAGGCAGTTTCGTTAATCAGCAACACGGTTGTAAATTGATTGATGTAAATAATAACGAACAAATTATGCCATACTTTGAGAAGGATCCTTACTGGGATGCTTTTTTTAAAGCTTACAACGAAGGGTGGAAATGA
- a CDS encoding class I SAM-dependent methyltransferase — protein MELKQNGDFWLMTRSLTNWQGRKEWFFNREHTDTYEQWYEGRYKRAEVWQKKVMAQLLKKDARVKELLEFGCGTTRFTRWWHEIGIEATGGDLSPFMLGQAVHLFKGDLVNADSHYMPFKDHTFDAVAFITTFEYYRDPVQVIREAARVGRYGIAFGMMNRNSPKVLRRRVQQIFGKNPFYVTATFYTPGMLIEKIEEALQGRNYSLEWTCTGLPEWFPVQQWNVPVGDFFGLYVKFNDKT, from the coding sequence ATGGAACTAAAACAAAACGGCGACTTCTGGCTCATGACCCGCAGCCTTACCAACTGGCAAGGCCGAAAAGAATGGTTTTTTAACCGCGAACATACTGACACTTACGAGCAATGGTACGAAGGGCGTTACAAGCGTGCCGAGGTATGGCAAAAAAAAGTAATGGCGCAGTTACTTAAAAAGGATGCACGTGTTAAAGAACTGCTGGAGTTTGGCTGCGGAACCACGCGCTTTACCCGCTGGTGGCACGAGATAGGCATTGAAGCTACCGGTGGCGATCTTTCGCCATTTATGCTTGGCCAGGCCGTACACTTGTTTAAAGGAGATTTGGTTAATGCCGATTCGCACTATATGCCATTTAAGGATCATACTTTTGACGCCGTTGCATTTATAACCACATTTGAGTACTATCGTGATCCGGTACAGGTTATCCGCGAGGCGGCAAGGGTAGGGCGGTACGGCATTGCCTTCGGTATGATGAACCGCAATTCGCCCAAGGTGCTGCGTCGGCGAGTACAGCAAATATTCGGTAAAAACCCATTTTACGTAACGGCTACTTTTTACACACCCGGTATGCTGATCGAAAAGATAGAGGAGGCGTTGCAAGGGCGTAACTATAGTTTGGAATGGACTTGTACCGGTTTGCCCGAGTGGTTCCCGGTGCAGCAGTGGAATGTACCCGTGGGTGATTTTTTTGGATTGTATGTAAAGTTCAACGATAAAACTTAG